One region of Cyanobium sp. M30B3 genomic DNA includes:
- a CDS encoding type II toxin-antitoxin system VapC family toxin, which translates to MTPSAGSFYLDTCLLISLFHNDSGYAAAEAWLVAAAEDELWISHWVLLEFASATTVRLRRGDLNAAKAEPLRATLEAFRRERLGMLEPRGDDFLCAQRWLEQAPACGLKGADALHLAIAHRHGLTLITADQALIKAAEALSIPAQPVEYP; encoded by the coding sequence TTGACACCCAGCGCCGGCAGCTTCTATCTCGACACCTGCCTGTTGATCTCGCTGTTTCACAACGACAGCGGCTACGCCGCTGCCGAGGCCTGGTTGGTGGCGGCGGCGGAGGACGAACTCTGGATCAGCCACTGGGTGCTTCTGGAATTCGCCTCGGCGACCACGGTGCGACTTCGCCGTGGCGACCTGAACGCCGCCAAGGCCGAACCCCTGCGGGCGACTCTGGAGGCCTTCCGCCGGGAGCGGCTCGGGATGCTGGAGCCGCGGGGGGATGACTTTCTGTGCGCCCAACGATGGTTGGAGCAGGCGCCGGCCTGCGGCCTGAAGGGTGCTGACGCCCTGCATCTGGCCATCGCCCATCGCCATGGGCTCACGCTGATCACCGCCGACCAGGCGCTGATCAAGGCAGCCGAGGCGCTCTCGATCCCGGCCCAGCCGGTCGAGTACCCCTAG
- a CDS encoding cation:proton antiporter codes for MSWPAVLLEVGNHQLEVAETLLSVGEFLVIFLAARALAELMVRIQLPTILGELVAGVLIGVSGLHLIVPPDTQAQLSGAVLGLVGSLADITPAAVQELYTETFPNLQAVSQIGLFALLFLTGLESDLDELVAVGTQAITVAVTGVVLPFALGTAGLYYLFHVPLIPAVFAGAAMTATSIGITASVFSELKFLKTREGQTVIGAAVLDDILGIVILAVVVSLAGGGAFAVGPILKLLIAAGVFVAAALFLSRTAAPAFDWVLDQLKAPGEAAVASFLVLSICCFAAQAIGLEAALGAFAAGLILSASKHTHAIDAAVKPLVALFATIFFVLIGTGMDLAVLNPFNPENREGLIIAAFLLVVAIVGKIASGWSYVSKEKTNRLVVGLGMMPRGEVGLIFLGLGTQAGLLTKPLEAAILLMVIGTTFLAPILLRVVLRGNSGGPDLDPLAEVPT; via the coding sequence ATGTCCTGGCCAGCTGTGCTGCTCGAGGTGGGCAACCACCAGTTGGAAGTTGCCGAAACCCTGCTCTCCGTGGGGGAATTCCTGGTGATCTTTCTGGCCGCCAGGGCCCTGGCCGAACTGATGGTGCGCATCCAGCTGCCGACCATCCTCGGCGAGCTGGTGGCCGGGGTGCTGATCGGCGTGTCCGGCCTGCACCTGATCGTGCCACCCGACACCCAGGCCCAGCTCAGTGGCGCCGTGCTGGGCCTGGTGGGCTCCCTGGCCGACATCACCCCGGCGGCGGTGCAGGAGCTCTACACAGAAACGTTCCCCAACCTCCAGGCCGTGTCCCAGATCGGCCTGTTCGCCCTGCTGTTCCTTACAGGCCTGGAGAGTGATCTCGACGAGCTGGTGGCGGTGGGGACCCAGGCCATCACCGTGGCGGTGACCGGGGTAGTGCTCCCCTTTGCCCTGGGCACGGCCGGCCTCTACTACCTCTTCCATGTGCCCCTGATCCCGGCGGTGTTCGCCGGGGCGGCCATGACCGCCACCTCGATCGGGATCACGGCGAGTGTGTTCAGCGAGCTCAAGTTCCTCAAGACCCGCGAGGGCCAGACCGTGATCGGCGCCGCCGTGCTCGATGACATCCTCGGCATCGTGATCCTGGCGGTGGTGGTGAGCCTCGCCGGCGGCGGGGCCTTCGCCGTGGGGCCCATCCTCAAGTTGCTGATTGCGGCCGGGGTGTTCGTGGCGGCGGCCCTGTTCCTCAGCCGCACGGCGGCGCCGGCCTTCGACTGGGTGCTGGATCAGCTCAAGGCACCGGGGGAAGCAGCGGTGGCCTCGTTCCTGGTGCTGTCGATCTGCTGCTTTGCTGCCCAGGCCATCGGCCTGGAGGCTGCCCTGGGGGCGTTCGCGGCCGGCCTGATCCTCAGTGCCTCCAAGCACACCCACGCGATCGATGCCGCCGTGAAGCCGCTGGTGGCCCTGTTCGCCACCATCTTCTTCGTGCTGATCGGCACCGGCATGGACCTGGCGGTGCTCAATCCCTTCAACCCCGAGAACCGGGAGGGCCTGATCATCGCGGCCTTCCTGCTGGTGGTGGCGATCGTCGGCAAGATCGCCTCGGGCTGGAGCTACGTGAGCAAGGAGAAGACCAACCGGCTGGTGGTGGGGTTGGGGATGATGCCCCGCGGTGAGGTGGGTCTGATCTTCCTGGGCCTCGGCACCCAGGCCGGCCTGCTCACCAAGCCCCTGGAGGCCGCCATCCTGCTGATGGTGATCGGCACCACCTTCCTGGCACCGATCCTGCTACGCGTGGTGTTGCGCGGCAACAGCGGAGGCCCCGACCTTGACCCCCTCGCCGAAGTCCCCACCTGA
- a CDS encoding (Fe-S)-binding protein: MNGSGIPALPQPLASGSATDPCVHCGFCLPTCASYRVLGTEMDSPRGRIHALKAIEAGELVLDATVAQHFDSCLGCFACVTACPSGVRYDQLIEATRPKLNAPELRSPAQRAFRRLLFALLPYPQRLRALLTPLRAYAGTPLQGLARRSGLTRLFGPQIEAMERLLPPLAPEAFADSFPLVVPAEGEKRARVGLLLGCVQRLFDPQVNAAAVAVLSANGVEVVIPPQQGCCGAVTHHQGELGQTRELAAAVIDSFAAVVGPGRPAGEEPLDAVLVAASGCGHTLKHYDAILATDPAWAERGSAFAAQVLDVHQFLQRLGLSEAFSARLAPLSHADGSPASAERPLAVAYHDACHMLHGQGISAEPRALLRRIPHLLLREASEAGVCCGSAGIYNLVQPEEAAELGRIKAADLGGTGAALVASANIGCTLQIRRHLEEGGHPQAVLHPLQLLEHSWRAGGGRA, encoded by the coding sequence ATGAATGGCTCCGGCATCCCAGCCCTCCCCCAGCCCCTCGCCAGCGGGTCGGCCACCGACCCCTGCGTGCACTGCGGCTTCTGCCTGCCCACCTGTGCCAGCTACCGGGTGCTGGGCACGGAGATGGATTCGCCGCGGGGCCGCATCCACGCCCTCAAGGCGATCGAGGCCGGGGAACTCGTTCTCGATGCCACGGTGGCCCAGCACTTCGACAGCTGCCTGGGCTGCTTCGCCTGCGTGACGGCCTGCCCTTCGGGGGTGCGCTACGACCAGCTGATCGAGGCCACCCGCCCGAAGCTCAACGCGCCGGAGCTGCGCAGCCCGGCCCAGCGGGCGTTCCGGCGCCTGCTGTTCGCCCTGCTGCCCTACCCGCAGCGGCTGCGGGCCCTGCTCACGCCCCTGCGGGCCTACGCCGGCACGCCGCTGCAGGGTCTGGCCCGCCGCAGCGGGCTCACCCGGCTGTTCGGTCCCCAGATTGAGGCGATGGAGCGGCTGCTACCGCCCCTGGCCCCTGAGGCGTTCGCCGACTCCTTCCCGCTGGTGGTGCCGGCGGAGGGGGAAAAGCGTGCCCGGGTGGGCCTGCTGCTGGGCTGCGTGCAGCGCCTGTTCGACCCCCAGGTGAACGCGGCAGCGGTGGCGGTGCTGAGCGCCAACGGCGTGGAGGTGGTGATCCCCCCCCAGCAGGGCTGCTGCGGCGCCGTCACCCACCACCAGGGCGAACTGGGCCAGACGCGGGAGCTGGCAGCGGCGGTGATCGACAGCTTCGCGGCGGTGGTGGGGCCGGGCCGCCCGGCGGGAGAGGAGCCGCTCGATGCGGTGCTGGTGGCGGCCTCCGGCTGCGGCCACACCCTCAAGCACTACGACGCCATCCTGGCCACCGACCCCGCCTGGGCCGAGCGGGGCAGCGCCTTCGCCGCCCAGGTGCTGGATGTGCACCAGTTCCTGCAACGCCTGGGCCTGAGCGAGGCCTTCAGCGCCCGCCTCGCCCCCCTGTCCCACGCCGACGGCAGCCCGGCCAGCGCCGAACGGCCCCTGGCGGTGGCGTATCACGATGCCTGCCACATGCTCCACGGCCAGGGCATCAGCGCCGAGCCGCGGGCCCTGCTGCGCCGCATCCCCCACCTGCTGCTGCGCGAGGCCAGCGAGGCGGGCGTGTGCTGCGGCAGCGCCGGCATCTACAACCTGGTGCAGCCCGAGGAGGCCGCCGAGCTGGGCCGGATCAAGGCGGCCGATCTGGGCGGCACCGGCGCGGCGCTGGTGGCCAGCGCCAACATCGGCTGCACCCTCCAGATCCGCCGCCACCTGGAGGAAGGCGGCCATCCCCAGGCGGTGCTGCACCCCCTGCAGCTGCTGGAGCACAGCTGGCGGGCCGGGGGCGGCAGGGCATGA
- a CDS encoding transglycosylase SLT domain-containing protein has translation MAIPRLGTALLASGLLAAGAVLAIGLSGREGASSQASSATAGSEAQAEAPATVPRLALPTDPALPRQADGRHYPLVPKDPAATARLLAAVEQALRDPATPAEQLPRLGHQQQVIYRVLSRDPERAAAVQALLPQQWRGVAHHHLEARREFLAMHRHHRRPTSLPAWRIIPPAPAEELLAHYRKAAAATGIDWEVLAAINLVESGMGRIDGVSVANAQGPMQFLPTTWAQAGVGAGNIRDPHDAIQAAARYLVRRGGLQDIRKGLWGYNNSERYGRAVLHYAALLKDDPRAYTGLYHWEIHFHAEAGDLWLPVGYSQSQPVAVATWLQRVPASAPPRPGSSAGGTARALQ, from the coding sequence ATGGCCATCCCCCGCCTTGGCACCGCCCTGCTGGCCAGCGGCCTGCTCGCCGCCGGCGCCGTGCTCGCCATCGGCCTCAGCGGCCGCGAGGGGGCATCCAGCCAGGCCAGCTCCGCAACGGCCGGCAGCGAGGCTCAAGCTGAGGCTCCAGCCACCGTGCCCAGGCTGGCGCTGCCAACGGATCCCGCCCTGCCCCGCCAGGCCGACGGGCGCCACTACCCGCTGGTGCCAAAGGATCCGGCTGCCACGGCCCGCCTGCTGGCGGCGGTGGAGCAGGCCCTGCGCGATCCGGCCACCCCCGCCGAGCAGCTGCCCCGGCTCGGCCACCAGCAGCAGGTGATCTACCGGGTGCTCTCCCGCGATCCCGAGCGGGCCGCCGCCGTGCAGGCCCTGCTGCCGCAGCAATGGCGTGGGGTGGCCCACCACCACCTGGAGGCCCGGCGCGAATTCCTGGCCATGCACCGCCACCACCGCCGGCCCACCAGCCTGCCGGCCTGGCGGATCATCCCGCCCGCGCCGGCCGAGGAGCTGCTGGCCCACTACCGCAAGGCGGCCGCAGCCACCGGCATCGACTGGGAGGTGCTGGCGGCGATCAACCTGGTGGAGTCGGGCATGGGCCGCATCGACGGGGTGTCGGTGGCCAATGCCCAGGGGCCGATGCAGTTCCTGCCCACCACCTGGGCCCAGGCCGGCGTGGGTGCCGGCAACATCCGCGACCCCCACGACGCGATCCAGGCCGCCGCCCGCTACCTCGTGCGCCGTGGCGGCCTCCAGGACATCCGCAAGGGCCTGTGGGGCTACAACAACAGCGAGCGCTACGGCCGGGCGGTGCTCCACTACGCCGCCCTGCTCAAGGACGACCCACGCGCCTACACCGGCCTGTACCACTGGGAGATCCACTTCCACGCCGAAGCCGGCGACCTCTGGCTGCCGGTGGGCTACAGCCAGAGCCAGCCGGTTGCGGTGGCCACCTGGCTGCAGCGGGTGCCCGCCAGTGCCCCACCCCGTCCCGGAAGCTCAGCCGGCGGCACCGCCCGGGCCCTCCAGTAA
- a CDS encoding four-carbon acid sugar kinase family protein: MAERRKVVVFDDDPTGSQTLHGCPLLLRWDRRTLRRGLAHPSPFLFLLANTRALAPEAAGERLRAICRELRPALAEARDAGELDQWLLVSRGDSTLRGHFPLEVQVLVEELGPFDATLLVPAFLPGGRTTRDGVHLLQGEPVHTTAFARDRLFGYRHSFLPAWVEEKSAGRIPAAAVQRLGLAALDRAAAALEAGTGEGARQGEGTASGFQELCGRLAGFEGNPCVAVDAERPQQLAALGAAVRELTAPAATERWGRPRRFLFQSAASLLNGLAEIGEPPLDPAGLAALRRRDGAGRPLPGLVLVGSHVPLADAQLERLLAQPGCAGLELPVARLARVLEGPLPETLLASLEREWGARLEALLAGGRTPVLFTSRGELHCRHAAERRRLGLALAGLMARLAARLAPGLGYLISKGGTTSQTLLAEGLQLALVELQGQLAPGLSLVLTPAEAAVPLLPVVTFPGNLGDGDSLVAAWRLLEGPGGAAG, from the coding sequence ATGGCAGAGAGGCGCAAAGTCGTCGTGTTCGACGACGACCCCACCGGATCTCAGACCCTGCACGGCTGTCCGCTGTTGTTGCGCTGGGATCGCCGCACCCTGCGGCGGGGTCTGGCCCATCCCTCCCCCTTCCTGTTCCTGCTGGCCAACACCCGTGCCCTCGCCCCCGAGGCGGCTGGGGAGCGCCTGCGCGCCATCTGCCGGGAGCTGCGGCCGGCCCTGGCCGAGGCCCGGGATGCCGGAGAGCTGGACCAGTGGCTGCTGGTGAGCCGGGGCGACTCCACCCTGCGGGGCCATTTCCCCCTGGAGGTGCAGGTGCTGGTGGAGGAGCTGGGGCCCTTCGACGCCACCCTGCTGGTGCCTGCCTTCCTGCCGGGCGGCCGCACCACCCGCGATGGGGTGCATCTGTTGCAAGGGGAGCCGGTGCACACCACCGCCTTTGCCCGTGACCGGCTGTTCGGCTACCGCCACAGCTTTCTGCCCGCCTGGGTGGAGGAGAAGAGCGCCGGCCGCATCCCGGCGGCGGCGGTGCAGCGGCTCGGCCTGGCGGCGCTGGATCGGGCGGCGGCGGCGCTCGAGGCGGGCACCGGGGAGGGGGCTCGCCAGGGGGAGGGGACGGCCAGCGGGTTCCAGGAGCTCTGCGGGCGCCTGGCCGGTTTCGAGGGCAATCCCTGCGTGGCGGTGGATGCGGAGCGGCCGCAGCAACTGGCGGCCCTGGGTGCCGCGGTGCGGGAGCTCACGGCGCCAGCCGCCACCGAGCGCTGGGGCCGGCCGCGGCGGTTCCTGTTCCAGTCCGCTGCCAGCCTGCTCAACGGCCTGGCGGAGATCGGCGAGCCGCCGCTGGATCCGGCCGGGCTCGCGGCCCTGCGCCGCCGGGATGGGGCCGGCCGGCCCCTGCCGGGACTGGTGCTGGTGGGCTCCCACGTGCCCCTGGCCGATGCCCAGCTGGAGCGGCTGCTGGCCCAGCCCGGCTGCGCTGGCCTGGAGCTGCCGGTGGCCCGGCTGGCGCGGGTGCTGGAGGGTCCGCTGCCCGAAACGCTGCTGGCCAGCCTGGAGCGGGAGTGGGGCGCGCGGCTGGAGGCGCTGCTGGCGGGTGGGCGCACGCCGGTGCTGTTCACCAGCCGGGGGGAGCTGCACTGCCGCCATGCCGCCGAGCGGCGGCGGCTGGGCCTGGCCCTGGCGGGGCTGATGGCCCGGCTGGCGGCCCGGCTGGCGCCGGGGCTGGGCTACCTGATCAGCAAGGGGGGCACCACCAGCCAGACCCTGCTGGCCGAGGGTCTGCAGCTGGCCCTGGTGGAGTTGCAGGGCCAGCTGGCGCCCGGCCTCTCGCTGGTGCTCACCCCGGCGGAGGCCGCCGTGCCCCTGCTGCCGGTGGTGACCTTCCCCGGCAACCTGGGGGATGGGGACAGCCTGGTGGCGGCCTGGCGGTTACTGGAGGGCCCGGGCGGTGCCGCCGGCTGA
- a CDS encoding alpha/beta fold hydrolase, translating to MLTPSALVQPWTHLGHPVHALRAGPEQPEGPAVLLVHGFGASTDHWRFNIPVLAERHEVHALDLLGFGRSAKPAGLGYGGALWRDQLAAYVEERIGRPTVLVGNSLGGFAALAAGAALGDGAAGVVLLNAAGPFSDEQAPPRGWAAIARQTIGGALLRSPVLQRLLFENMRRPATVRRTLNQVYLDRTNVDDDLVEAILRPSRDPGAFGVFRTVFDIPRGQPLDELFAELACPLLLLWGIRDPWINAAGRRAAFQRHAPAATSEVVLEAGHCPHDEVPEQVNSALLEWLAGLPAGGRGPTPGAEPRAAGPAPAAVSGRTGA from the coding sequence TTGCTCACCCCCTCCGCCCTGGTTCAGCCCTGGACCCACCTCGGCCATCCGGTGCATGCCCTGCGGGCCGGCCCGGAGCAGCCCGAGGGGCCGGCCGTGCTGCTGGTGCACGGCTTCGGGGCCAGCACCGACCACTGGCGCTTCAACATCCCCGTGCTGGCCGAGCGCCACGAGGTGCACGCCCTCGATCTGCTCGGCTTCGGCCGCAGCGCCAAGCCCGCCGGACTCGGCTATGGCGGTGCCCTCTGGCGCGACCAGCTGGCCGCCTACGTGGAGGAGCGCATCGGCCGGCCCACGGTGCTGGTGGGCAATTCCCTCGGCGGTTTCGCCGCCCTAGCGGCCGGTGCTGCCCTGGGGGATGGGGCGGCTGGGGTGGTGCTGCTCAATGCGGCCGGCCCGTTCAGCGATGAACAGGCTCCGCCCAGGGGCTGGGCGGCCATCGCCCGCCAGACGATCGGCGGCGCTCTGCTCAGGAGCCCGGTGCTGCAGCGGCTGCTGTTCGAGAACATGCGCCGGCCGGCCACGGTCCGCCGCACCCTCAACCAGGTGTATCTGGACCGCACCAACGTGGATGACGACCTGGTGGAGGCGATCCTGCGCCCCTCGCGCGATCCGGGGGCCTTCGGGGTGTTCCGCACCGTGTTCGACATCCCCCGCGGCCAGCCCCTCGACGAGCTGTTCGCCGAGCTGGCTTGCCCGCTGCTGCTGCTCTGGGGCATCCGCGACCCCTGGATCAACGCCGCCGGCCGCCGCGCCGCCTTCCAGCGCCACGCCCCGGCGGCCACCAGTGAGGTGGTGTTGGAGGCGGGCCACTGCCCCCACGACGAGGTGCCGGAGCAGGTGAACAGCGCCCTGCTGGAGTGGCTGGCGGGCCTGCCTGCGGGCGGTCGTGGCCCTACGCCTGGGGCTGAACCCCGGGCAGCCGGCCCCGCGCCAGCTGCTGTTTCGGGTCGAACTGGCGCTTGA
- a CDS encoding Nif11 family protein encodes MSKAQLIAFLARVDADVALKLKVDAAADASAVVAAMVALGLQLGPQQGEGLWVMSAVAVARDPGGMDEVVITRSWLEGDASQSSAGLDSPWP; translated from the coding sequence ATGTCAAAAGCCCAGCTGATCGCCTTCCTGGCCAGGGTCGACGCCGACGTCGCCCTGAAATTGAAGGTGGATGCGGCCGCCGATGCCAGCGCTGTGGTGGCTGCCATGGTCGCCCTGGGCCTTCAGTTGGGCCCTCAGCAAGGGGAGGGGCTGTGGGTGATGTCGGCAGTGGCGGTCGCGCGCGATCCAGGCGGAATGGATGAGGTGGTGATCACCCGCAGCTGGCTGGAGGGCGACGCCAGCCAGAGCTCTGCAGGTCTTGACAGTCCATGGCCGTAG
- a CDS encoding S-isoprenylcysteine methyltransferase: MTPSPKSPPEQRFWRRWGLSWGGWLDNRRGEWWLLAQVALILAHALPPWPAPGSWGYAWPLPLALSGAVLLLLGLALALQAFLRLGPSLTPLPEPMAGAALVTTGAYARCRHPLYQAVLLCSLGVTLALGSLLHLALLLGLCAVLGGKARREERALAAAHPEYAAYRAAMPAIIPRLPWLDWRAL; encoded by the coding sequence TTGACCCCCTCGCCGAAGTCCCCACCTGAACAGCGCTTCTGGCGCCGCTGGGGCCTCAGCTGGGGCGGCTGGCTGGACAACCGCCGCGGCGAGTGGTGGCTGCTGGCCCAGGTGGCGCTGATCCTGGCCCACGCCCTGCCCCCCTGGCCGGCCCCCGGCAGCTGGGGCTACGCCTGGCCCCTGCCGCTGGCCCTCAGTGGCGCCGTGCTCCTGCTGCTCGGTCTGGCGTTGGCGCTGCAGGCCTTCCTGCGGCTTGGGCCCAGCCTCACCCCGCTGCCCGAGCCGATGGCCGGGGCGGCGCTGGTCACCACCGGCGCCTACGCCCGCTGCCGCCACCCGCTGTATCAGGCGGTGCTGCTCTGTTCGCTCGGCGTGACCTTGGCCCTGGGCAGTCTTCTCCACCTGGCCCTGCTGCTCGGCCTGTGTGCGGTGCTGGGGGGCAAGGCCCGCCGCGAGGAGCGCGCCCTGGCGGCCGCGCACCCGGAGTACGCCGCCTACCGGGCCGCCATGCCGGCGATCATTCCCCGTCTCCCCTGGCTCGACTGGCGAGCGCTGTGA
- a CDS encoding type II toxin-antitoxin system prevent-host-death family antitoxin, which produces MRKVGLAEAKAQLSALLAAVEAGEEVVITRRGRPVARVVREKPAVMPASGWARRLRELHRDQPPLQGSAVELLRELRDHEP; this is translated from the coding sequence ATGCGCAAGGTTGGTCTGGCAGAGGCCAAGGCCCAGCTCTCGGCGCTCCTCGCTGCCGTGGAGGCCGGTGAAGAGGTGGTGATCACCCGCCGCGGCAGGCCCGTGGCCCGGGTGGTGCGGGAGAAGCCTGCTGTCATGCCCGCCTCAGGCTGGGCGAGGCGACTGCGGGAGCTGCATCGCGATCAGCCACCGCTGCAGGGTTCGGCCGTGGAGCTGCTGCGGGAGCTGCGGGATCATGAGCCTTGA
- a CDS encoding FAD-binding oxidoreductase gives MICPEPSELQELVRDLHRQASPWLPAGSGSRLAWGPAVQAGPGRSEPLVLSTGRLNRILSFSPDDFTVTVQAGTPLVELQQELAHHRQWLALDWPWGSGPDGSASGSVGGLVARGLAGGARQRYLGVRDQLIGIGLVRADGTAARAGGQVVKNVAGYDLMRLLNGSWGSLALISELTLRTLPVPPERRGLWLQGPAGELAAMARWLLDSSLSPERIDWQQTAPSCGASLDSPASPSSGLLLSLASISAQTLDEQIACIRERAPGLAVACLDAAGLRQHLGAGLGGGSGAALPAAPAWLLRLGVRAAELPGLLQAPELAATNWCFAAGSGLGMAWAEPSQLASHQVDQLRRRCGALGGHLTVLRQPAGSRIPAWLDAPSRPVIEAIKRQFDPKQQLARGRLPGVQPQA, from the coding sequence GTGATCTGTCCTGAGCCCAGCGAGCTGCAGGAGCTGGTGCGGGACCTGCACCGGCAGGCCTCCCCCTGGCTGCCGGCCGGCAGCGGCAGCCGCCTGGCCTGGGGGCCGGCGGTGCAGGCGGGGCCGGGGCGGAGCGAGCCGCTGGTGCTGAGCACCGGGCGGCTGAACCGGATCCTCAGCTTCAGCCCCGACGATTTCACCGTGACGGTGCAGGCGGGCACACCACTGGTGGAGCTGCAGCAGGAACTGGCCCACCACCGGCAGTGGCTGGCCCTCGACTGGCCCTGGGGCAGCGGCCCGGACGGCAGCGCCAGCGGCAGCGTGGGCGGGCTCGTGGCCCGCGGCCTGGCGGGCGGCGCCCGCCAGCGCTACCTGGGGGTACGCGACCAGCTGATCGGCATCGGCCTGGTGCGGGCCGACGGCACCGCCGCCCGGGCCGGCGGCCAGGTGGTGAAGAACGTGGCCGGGTACGACCTGATGCGCCTGCTCAACGGCAGCTGGGGATCCCTGGCCCTGATCAGCGAACTCACCCTGCGTACCCTGCCCGTTCCACCCGAGCGCCGGGGGCTGTGGCTGCAGGGCCCGGCCGGCGAGCTGGCCGCCATGGCCCGCTGGCTGCTGGATTCCAGCCTCAGCCCCGAGCGGATCGACTGGCAGCAGACCGCTCCGTCCTGTGGGGCCAGCCTCGACAGCCCGGCCAGCCCCAGCAGCGGCCTGCTGCTCAGCCTGGCCAGCATCAGCGCCCAGACCCTCGACGAGCAGATCGCCTGCATCCGCGAGCGCGCCCCGGGCCTGGCGGTGGCGTGCCTGGACGCCGCCGGCCTGCGCCAGCACCTGGGGGCGGGCCTGGGCGGCGGCAGCGGGGCGGCCCTGCCAGCCGCTCCGGCCTGGCTGCTGCGCCTGGGGGTGCGCGCGGCCGAGCTGCCCGGATTGCTGCAGGCCCCTGAGCTGGCGGCGACTAACTGGTGTTTCGCCGCCGGCAGTGGCCTGGGCATGGCCTGGGCCGAGCCCTCCCAGCTGGCGAGCCATCAGGTGGACCAGCTGCGCCGCCGCTGCGGCGCTCTGGGCGGCCATCTCACCGTGCTGCGGCAGCCGGCCGGCAGCCGCATTCCCGCCTGGCTGGATGCGCCCTCCCGGCCGGTGATCGAGGCGATCAAGCGCCAGTTCGACCCGAAACAGCAGCTGGCGCGGGGCCGGCTGCCCGGGGTTCAGCCCCAGGCGTAG
- a CDS encoding NYN domain-containing protein → MNRDAPNLAVLIDSDNAQAAVISDLLAEVAQVGTATVKRAYGDWTTPQLGSWKEVLNVHAIVPVQQFSYTTGKNATDSALIIDAMDLLHGGRVDGFCLVSSDSDFTRLATRIREQGLLVIGFGERKTPKAFVAACDRFLYTDILRRGSSGGPSSGSSQRRPADDEGAPPLKPFLCEAITAVTQDDGWAPLGMVGSLLQKNDPAFDARNYGFRKLSELVKGQPYLNVREVPMGPGSQQMHLFVQVR, encoded by the coding sequence ATGAACCGCGACGCCCCCAACCTGGCGGTGCTGATCGACTCCGACAACGCCCAGGCGGCGGTGATCAGCGACCTGCTGGCGGAGGTGGCCCAGGTGGGCACCGCCACCGTGAAGCGGGCCTACGGCGACTGGACCACGCCCCAGCTGGGCAGCTGGAAGGAGGTGCTCAACGTGCACGCGATCGTGCCGGTGCAGCAGTTCAGCTACACCACGGGGAAGAACGCCACCGATTCGGCCCTGATCATCGACGCCATGGACCTGCTCCACGGCGGCCGGGTGGACGGCTTCTGCCTGGTGTCGTCCGACAGTGACTTCACCCGCCTGGCCACCCGCATCCGCGAGCAGGGGCTGCTGGTGATCGGCTTCGGCGAGCGCAAGACCCCGAAGGCCTTCGTGGCCGCCTGCGACCGCTTCCTCTACACCGACATCCTCAGGCGCGGCAGCAGCGGAGGCCCCAGCTCCGGCTCCAGCCAGCGCCGGCCAGCCGACGACGAGGGAGCCCCGCCGCTGAAGCCCTTCCTGTGCGAGGCGATCACGGCCGTCACCCAGGACGACGGCTGGGCGCCCCTGGGCATGGTGGGCAGCCTGCTGCAGAAGAACGACCCCGCCTTCGACGCCCGCAACTACGGCTTCCGCAAGCTCAGCGAACTGGTGAAGGGCCAGCCCTACCTGAACGTGCGGGAGGTGCCCATGGGGCCGGGCAGCCAGCAGATGCACCTGTTCGTGCAGGTGCGATGA